In Pseudomonas fluorescens, a genomic segment contains:
- the gabD gene encoding NADP-dependent succinate-semialdehyde dehydrogenase, producing MQLKDTQLFRQQAFIDGAWVDADNGQTIKVNNPATGEIIGTVPKMGAAETRRAIEAADKALPAWRALTAKERANKLRRWFELLIENQDDLGRLMTLEQGKPLTEAKGEIVYAASFIEWFAEEAKRIYGDVIPGHQPDKRLIVIKQPIGVTAAITPWNFPAAMITRKAGPALAAGCTMVIKPASQTPFSALALVELAHRAGIPKGVLSVVTGSAGDIGGELTSNPIVRKLSFTGSTEIGRQLMAECAKDIKKVSLELGGNAPFIVFDDADLDKAVEGAIISKYRNNGQTCVCANRLYIQDSVYDAFAEKLKVAVAKLKIGNGLEEGTTTGPLIDGKAVAKVQEHIADALSKGAKLLAGGKVMEGNFFEPTILVDVPKNAAVAKEETFGPLAPLFRFKDEAEVIAMSNDTEFGLASYFYARDLGRVFRVAEALEYGMVGVNTGLISNEVAPFGGIKASGLGREGSKYGIEDYLEIKYLCLGI from the coding sequence ATGCAGCTCAAAGATACCCAGTTGTTCCGCCAACAAGCCTTTATCGATGGCGCTTGGGTGGATGCGGACAATGGTCAAACCATCAAGGTCAACAACCCGGCCACGGGTGAGATTATCGGCACCGTGCCGAAGATGGGCGCCGCTGAAACCCGCCGCGCCATCGAAGCCGCCGACAAGGCCCTGCCGGCCTGGCGTGCGCTGACCGCCAAGGAGCGCGCCAATAAGCTGCGCCGTTGGTTCGAACTGCTGATCGAAAACCAGGACGACCTCGGTCGCCTGATGACCCTCGAGCAAGGCAAGCCGTTGACCGAAGCCAAGGGCGAGATCGTCTACGCTGCTTCCTTTATTGAGTGGTTCGCCGAAGAAGCCAAGCGCATCTACGGTGACGTGATCCCTGGCCACCAGCCCGACAAGCGTCTGATCGTGATCAAGCAGCCGATCGGCGTGACTGCCGCGATCACGCCGTGGAACTTCCCGGCCGCGATGATCACCCGTAAAGCCGGCCCGGCCCTGGCCGCCGGTTGCACCATGGTGATCAAGCCTGCCTCGCAAACCCCGTTCTCGGCCCTGGCCCTGGTTGAGCTGGCGCACCGTGCCGGCATCCCTAAAGGCGTGCTGAGCGTGGTCACCGGCAGCGCCGGCGACATCGGCGGCGAGCTGACCAGTAACCCGATCGTGCGTAAATTGTCCTTCACCGGCTCGACCGAAATCGGTCGCCAGCTGATGGCCGAATGCGCCAAGGACATCAAGAAAGTTTCCCTGGAGCTGGGCGGCAATGCGCCGTTCATCGTGTTCGACGACGCCGACCTGGATAAGGCCGTCGAAGGCGCGATCATCTCCAAGTACCGCAATAACGGCCAGACCTGCGTCTGTGCCAACCGCCTGTACATCCAGGATTCGGTGTACGACGCGTTCGCGGAAAAACTCAAGGTGGCCGTGGCCAAGCTCAAGATCGGCAACGGTCTGGAAGAAGGCACCACCACGGGCCCGCTGATCGACGGAAAAGCCGTGGCCAAGGTTCAGGAGCACATTGCCGATGCCCTGAGCAAAGGCGCCAAGCTGTTGGCCGGTGGCAAGGTGATGGAAGGCAACTTCTTCGAACCGACCATCCTGGTCGACGTGCCGAAGAACGCCGCCGTGGCCAAGGAAGAAACCTTTGGCCCGCTGGCGCCGCTGTTCCGTTTCAAGGACGAAGCCGAAGTGATCGCGATGTCCAACGACACCGAGTTCGGCCTGGCGTCCTACTTCTATGCGCGTGACCTGGGTCGTGTGTTCCGTGTGGCTGAAGCCCTGGAATACGGCATGGTTGGCGTCAACACCGGGTTGATCTCCAACGAAGTGGCGCCGTTCGGCGGCATCAAGGCCTCGGGCCTGGGCCGTGAAGGCTCCAAGTACGGGATCGAGGACTACCTGGAAATCAAATACCTCTGCCTGGGCATCTAA
- a CDS encoding GGDEF domain-containing protein: protein MVHEKPYLSDPPTTEPPRPAAAATLLALMHAQGEVERLSEREQLLSSLLVSVNAVLWAVDWQTRRVLYVSPAYERIFGRPAGLLLADYREWRNSIHPEDLDYAEYSLARVLDHGAVEDREYRIITADGQIRWLSDKCYINQQVGPGEPVIVVGIAEDITEKKQLEMELHRLATTDVLTQSSNRRHFFECAKQAFDSARAQGAPLAFLLLDIDDFKDVNDTYGHLEGDQVLRRIAESGRGVLRRGDLFGRIGGEEFAAVLPGCAPEMALQVAERLGKEIQALNFSYEGQAFTVTVSQGLANLTDEDSTLDSLFARADAAMYEAKRQGKNRVVAG, encoded by the coding sequence ATGGTCCACGAAAAACCCTACCTGTCCGATCCGCCCACCACAGAGCCGCCCCGACCCGCAGCGGCGGCGACCTTGCTGGCGCTCATGCATGCCCAGGGCGAAGTCGAACGGCTCAGTGAGCGCGAGCAATTACTGAGTTCACTGCTGGTCAGCGTAAACGCCGTGCTGTGGGCCGTCGATTGGCAGACGCGCCGCGTGCTGTACGTCAGCCCGGCCTATGAGCGGATATTTGGACGCCCGGCCGGCCTGCTGCTCGCCGACTATCGGGAATGGCGCAACAGCATTCACCCCGAAGACCTCGACTACGCCGAATACAGCCTGGCCCGCGTGCTGGACCACGGCGCCGTGGAAGACCGTGAGTACCGCATCATCACCGCCGACGGGCAGATTCGCTGGTTGAGCGACAAATGCTACATCAACCAGCAGGTCGGACCGGGCGAACCGGTGATCGTGGTGGGCATAGCCGAAGACATCACCGAAAAGAAGCAACTGGAGATGGAATTGCACCGGCTGGCCACCACCGACGTGCTGACCCAGAGCAGCAACCGCCGGCACTTTTTCGAATGTGCCAAGCAGGCCTTCGACAGCGCCCGCGCCCAAGGCGCGCCGCTGGCGTTCCTGTTGCTGGACATCGATGATTTCAAGGACGTCAACGACACCTACGGCCACCTGGAGGGCGACCAGGTGCTGCGCCGCATCGCCGAGAGCGGTCGAGGCGTATTGCGCCGTGGCGACCTGTTCGGGCGCATTGGCGGTGAAGAGTTTGCCGCCGTACTGCCTGGATGCGCACCGGAGATGGCGTTGCAAGTGGCCGAACGCCTGGGCAAAGAGATCCAGGCCCTGAATTTCAGCTACGAAGGCCAGGCGTTCACCGTGACCGTCAGCCAGGGCCTGGCCAACCTCACCGACGAAGATTCAACCCTGGACAGCCTGTTCGCCCGCGCCGATGCGGCGATGTACGAAGCCAAGCGGCAGGGCAAGAATCGCGTGGTTGCGGGTTAG
- a CDS encoding sulfate ABC transporter substrate-binding protein yields MSSIRRYALAALASAVFAGSAVAKDYELLNVSYDPTRELYQDYNAEFTAFWKQSHPGDNVKIQQSHGGSGKQGRAVIDGLRADVVTLALAGDIDEIAKLGKTLPENWQTRLPDASTPYTSTIVFLVRKGNPKGIKDWGDLIKKDVSVITPNPKTSGGARWNFLAAWAYGLKAGGSEAKAQEYVKELFKHVPVLDTGARGSTITFVNNGQGDVLLAWENEAFLALKEDGGADKFDIVVPSLSILAEPPVAVVDKNAEKKGNTEIATEYLKHLYSPAGQEIAAKNFYRPRDAKVAAKYAQQFPKLDLVTIDKDFGGWKTAQPKFFNDGGVFDQIYTAQ; encoded by the coding sequence ATGTCGTCGATTCGCCGTTATGCCCTGGCCGCATTGGCCAGTGCCGTGTTTGCCGGTTCCGCCGTTGCCAAGGACTACGAGTTGCTCAACGTCTCGTATGACCCTACCCGTGAGCTGTACCAGGACTACAACGCTGAGTTCACCGCCTTCTGGAAACAGTCCCACCCCGGCGACAACGTCAAGATCCAGCAATCCCACGGTGGTTCGGGCAAGCAAGGCCGGGCCGTGATCGACGGCCTGCGCGCCGACGTGGTGACCTTGGCCCTGGCCGGTGACATCGACGAAATCGCCAAGCTGGGCAAGACCCTGCCGGAGAATTGGCAGACCCGCCTGCCGGACGCCAGCACTCCATACACCTCGACCATCGTGTTCCTGGTGCGCAAGGGCAACCCCAAAGGCATCAAGGACTGGGGCGACCTGATCAAGAAAGACGTGTCGGTGATCACTCCGAACCCGAAAACCTCCGGCGGTGCGCGCTGGAATTTCCTCGCCGCCTGGGCCTATGGCCTCAAGGCCGGTGGCAGCGAAGCCAAGGCCCAGGAATACGTGAAAGAGCTGTTCAAGCACGTACCGGTTCTGGACACGGGGGCTCGTGGTTCGACCATCACCTTCGTCAACAACGGTCAGGGTGACGTGTTGCTGGCCTGGGAAAACGAGGCGTTCCTGGCGCTGAAAGAAGACGGCGGCGCCGACAAGTTCGATATCGTCGTGCCTTCCCTGTCGATCCTCGCCGAGCCGCCAGTGGCCGTGGTCGACAAGAACGCCGAGAAAAAGGGCAACACCGAAATCGCCACTGAATATCTGAAGCACCTGTACAGCCCGGCTGGCCAGGAGATTGCAGCCAAGAATTTCTACCGCCCACGCGATGCAAAAGTGGCTGCCAAATACGCCCAGCAGTTCCCGAAACTGGACCTGGTGACTATCGACAAAGACTTCGGCGGCTGGAAAACTGCCCAACCGAAATTCTTTAACGACGGTGGCGTGTTCGACCAGATCTACACGGCGCAGTAA
- the desA gene encoding delta-9 fatty acid desaturase DesA, giving the protein MWYNGFLDLSAWQLVAVTLLMTHVTIVAVTVYLHRYSAHRSLELNAGLKHFFRFWLWLTTAQNTREWTAIHRKHHAKCETVDDPHSPVIKGLSTVLRKGAELYRAEAENPETLRIYGKNCPDDWLERKLYTPYPLLGVAIMGVIDLLLFGTIGITIWAIQMMWIPFWAAGVINGLGHAIGYRNFECRDAATNLVPWGIIVGGEELHNNHHTYPNSAKLSVKKWEFDLGWAWIKVFSFLRLAKVQRVAPIAHRVEGKGHLDMDTAMAILNNRFQIMAQYRKLVIGPLVKQELEKVDHSVRHQFHRAKRLLSRETSLLDDRHHLRIQSMLEHSHALTVIYEKRLALQQIWLKTSSNGHDMLAAIKEWVHEAEASGIQSLRDFAHQLKTYSLRPAAV; this is encoded by the coding sequence ATGTGGTACAACGGTTTTCTTGACTTGTCGGCCTGGCAACTGGTGGCAGTCACTCTGTTGATGACCCACGTGACCATCGTTGCGGTCACCGTCTATCTGCACCGCTATTCAGCCCATCGCTCCCTGGAGCTCAATGCCGGCCTGAAACACTTCTTCCGCTTCTGGCTGTGGCTGACCACGGCGCAGAACACCCGCGAGTGGACCGCTATCCACCGCAAGCACCACGCCAAATGCGAAACCGTCGACGACCCCCACAGCCCGGTGATCAAAGGCCTGTCCACCGTACTGCGCAAAGGTGCCGAGCTGTACCGGGCCGAGGCGGAAAACCCCGAGACCCTGCGCATCTACGGCAAGAACTGCCCGGACGACTGGCTTGAACGCAAGCTCTACACGCCGTACCCGTTGCTGGGCGTGGCGATCATGGGCGTGATCGACCTGCTGCTGTTCGGCACCATCGGCATCACCATCTGGGCGATCCAGATGATGTGGATTCCGTTCTGGGCCGCCGGCGTAATCAACGGCCTCGGCCATGCCATCGGCTACCGTAACTTCGAATGCCGCGATGCGGCGACCAACCTGGTGCCATGGGGCATCATCGTCGGTGGCGAAGAGCTGCACAACAACCACCACACCTATCCCAACTCCGCCAAATTGTCGGTGAAAAAGTGGGAGTTCGACCTGGGTTGGGCGTGGATCAAGGTATTCAGCTTCCTGCGCCTGGCCAAGGTACAGCGCGTGGCACCGATTGCCCACCGCGTGGAAGGCAAGGGCCACCTGGACATGGACACCGCCATGGCGATCCTCAACAACCGCTTCCAGATCATGGCCCAGTACCGCAAGCTGGTGATCGGCCCACTGGTCAAGCAAGAGCTGGAAAAGGTCGATCACTCGGTGCGCCACCAGTTCCACCGCGCCAAGCGCCTGCTGTCGCGGGAAACCAGCTTGCTGGATGACCGCCATCACCTGCGTATCCAGAGCATGCTGGAACACAGCCACGCGCTGACCGTGATCTACGAAAAACGCCTGGCACTGCAGCAGATCTGGCTCAAGACCAGCTCCAATGGCCACGACATGCTGGCGGCAATCAAGGAATGGGTGCATGAGGCAGAGGCCAGTGGTATCCAGTCCCTGCGCGATTTTGCCCACCAGCTGAAAACCTATTCGCTGCGCCCTGCGGCGGTCTGA
- the cysT gene encoding sulfate ABC transporter permease subunit CysT, producing the protein MSRRISPVIPGFGLTLGYTVVYLSLIVLIPLAAMFVHAAQLTWDQFWNIISAPRVLAALKLSFSTALYAALINGVIGTLLAWVLVRYTFPGRKIIDAMIDLPFALPTAVAGIALTALYTPTGLVGQFAADLGFKIAYSPLGITLALTFVTLPFVVRTVQPVLADIPREVEEAAACLGAKPLQVFRYILVPALLPAWLTGFALAFARGVGEYGSVIFIAGNMPMKTEILPLLIMVKLDQYDYRGATSIGVLMLVVSFVLLLLINLLQRRIERP; encoded by the coding sequence ATGTCGCGTCGTATTTCCCCCGTCATACCCGGCTTCGGGCTGACGCTGGGCTACACCGTGGTGTACCTCAGCCTGATCGTACTCATCCCCCTCGCGGCGATGTTTGTACACGCCGCTCAACTCACCTGGGATCAGTTCTGGAACATCATCTCCGCACCCCGTGTGCTGGCGGCGTTGAAACTGAGCTTCAGCACCGCGTTGTACGCCGCGCTGATCAACGGTGTGATCGGCACGCTGCTGGCCTGGGTGCTGGTGCGCTACACCTTCCCCGGCCGCAAGATCATCGACGCGATGATCGACCTGCCGTTCGCCCTGCCCACCGCCGTGGCCGGTATCGCGCTGACCGCGCTGTACACGCCGACCGGCCTGGTCGGTCAGTTCGCCGCCGACCTGGGTTTCAAGATCGCCTACAGCCCCTTGGGCATCACCCTGGCGCTGACCTTCGTCACGCTGCCGTTCGTGGTGCGCACGGTGCAGCCGGTGCTCGCCGATATCCCCCGGGAAGTCGAAGAGGCCGCCGCCTGCCTGGGCGCCAAGCCGTTGCAGGTGTTCCGCTATATCCTCGTGCCCGCGTTGCTGCCCGCCTGGCTGACCGGCTTCGCCCTGGCGTTTGCCCGGGGCGTCGGTGAGTATGGTTCGGTGATTTTCATCGCCGGCAACATGCCGATGAAGACCGAGATCCTGCCGCTGCTGATCATGGTCAAGCTCGACCAATACGACTACCGCGGCGCCACGTCCATCGGCGTGTTGATGCTTGTGGTTTCCTTTGTCCTGTTGCTGCTGATCAACTTGTTGCAGCGGCGCATCGAACGTCCATAA
- the oscA gene encoding sulfur starvation response protein OscA yields the protein MSASLRSVDGQDEAAILREIQSALRDLRFGAVEITVHNAQVVQIERKEKFRLQNPGNKPS from the coding sequence ATGAGCGCATCTCTACGTAGCGTCGACGGCCAGGACGAAGCAGCCATTTTGCGTGAGATCCAGAGCGCCCTGCGCGATCTGCGGTTTGGCGCGGTGGAAATCACGGTGCACAACGCCCAAGTGGTACAGATCGAACGCAAGGAAAAATTCCGTCTGCAGAACCCGGGGAACAAACCGAGCTAG
- a CDS encoding HDOD domain-containing protein translates to MTAVVLPAVPRVLIAEADPWSRDLLKQVLLNVRCDARLDVCADGQHAATLLREKHYDLILADWELPGIDGLSLLRDVRQQRRSPVLPFILLSSRNDSASVREALPLAPTAYLTKPLNLEGLTQRLQDLLLNEGESVYCEVPALTPGMTLPAFLERRRDACDGAPLRVDVRAAVQHSLGPEGLDLKQLEDQVRMDPQITAVLIAAANSAGHHGTPVQTLAAALHKLAAGQSMNLILGLALKHNVVLGDPALVAYAERYWQVSQDTADYARRLARMLELDHERCYSAGILHRLGDLALLRCLEDWRQGGGALDDEAIGESLYTFGAAYGSALRARWRLPLELRQLIAAIYSLEGGVYARDALVVHLAAQMARLTEREGLKELASSKTARLLKVGLSELMRLRKA, encoded by the coding sequence ATGACTGCTGTTGTTTTACCCGCTGTACCCCGTGTGCTGATTGCCGAGGCGGACCCTTGGTCGCGGGATCTGCTCAAGCAAGTCTTGCTGAATGTGCGCTGTGACGCGCGGCTGGATGTGTGTGCCGATGGGCAGCACGCGGCCACGTTGCTGCGCGAAAAACACTACGACCTGATCCTGGCGGATTGGGAACTGCCGGGCATCGATGGCCTGAGCCTGCTGCGCGACGTACGCCAGCAGCGCCGCTCGCCCGTGCTGCCCTTCATTCTGCTGAGCAGTCGCAATGACAGCGCCAGCGTACGCGAAGCCTTGCCCCTGGCGCCCACGGCCTATCTCACCAAGCCCCTGAACTTGGAAGGCCTGACCCAGCGCCTGCAAGACTTGCTGCTCAACGAAGGCGAAAGCGTGTATTGCGAAGTGCCGGCGCTGACGCCGGGCATGACCTTGCCGGCGTTCCTCGAACGTCGCCGCGATGCCTGCGATGGTGCGCCGTTGCGGGTCGATGTGAGGGCGGCCGTGCAGCACAGCCTTGGGCCTGAGGGCCTGGACCTCAAGCAGCTGGAAGACCAGGTGCGCATGGACCCGCAGATTACCGCCGTACTGATCGCCGCCGCCAACAGTGCCGGCCATCACGGCACGCCCGTGCAAACCCTGGCGGCAGCCCTGCACAAACTGGCGGCCGGGCAAAGCATGAACCTGATCCTCGGCCTGGCGCTCAAGCACAATGTGGTATTGGGCGACCCAGCCCTGGTGGCCTACGCCGAGCGCTACTGGCAGGTGTCCCAGGACACCGCCGACTACGCCCGACGCCTGGCGCGCATGTTGGAACTGGACCACGAGCGTTGCTACAGCGCCGGCATCCTGCATCGGCTGGGCGACCTGGCCTTGCTGCGCTGCCTGGAAGACTGGCGCCAGGGCGGCGGAGCCCTGGATGACGAAGCCATCGGCGAGTCCCTCTACACGTTTGGTGCCGCTTATGGCTCGGCACTGCGCGCACGTTGGCGCTTGCCGTTGGAGCTGCGCCAACTGATCGCCGCGATCTATTCCCTGGAGGGTGGGGTGTATGCCCGGGATGCGCTGGTGGTGCACCTGGCCGCGCAAATGGCGCGCTTGACCGAGCGAGAAGGGTTGAAAGAGTTGGCCAGCAGTAAAACGGCACGCTTGCTGAAAGTGGGGTTGTCGGAGCTGATGCGGTTGCGCAAGGCCTAG
- the dibA gene encoding phosphodiesterase DibA — protein MLFSYRGARRAGLVYLLVSMLWVGLTQRVLIEFLDNPSELNQWLQVRGYVWVALSALAIYLICARFARANLLAQPLKENRERLRQAAAVFDCTREGVLVTDARGLIVHVNRAFMAITGYRREDVMGQQPSLFKSGRHSSSFYQQMFQTLERTGEWSGEIWNRRKSGEIYPQWQTIRVIHDDHGQLSHYVAVFSDITAIKDSEHELAHLAHHDPLTGLPNRLLFTDRAEQALASAQVHKRGCALLLLDLDHFKIINDSLGHNVGDQLLKQVSERLAGLFGPGVTLARLGGDEFAVLVESCPQVVQAAALAQRILDALREPFIFDGHQLFISASIGISLFPSDALSAEQLLRNADSALFKAKSVGREGYALYTEELTAHAQNRVEIASELRRALEQQELRVYYQPVHDLHNSRLIGVEALVRWQHPERGLVPPVEFIPIAERTGLIADIDAWVMDQACRQMCQWLADGVQLSFIAINVSSRLFARRELYEQVAQVLHTTGLDPAFLELEVTESAVMEDPEVALEQLHRLRELGLRLAIDDFGTGYSSLLRLKRLPVQKLKIDQGFVAGLPWDEDDAAIVRVVIALAKSMGMQVHAEGIEQVEQARFLLEQGCDMGQGYWFGRPMPAQDIDWQRAPPIQT, from the coding sequence ATGCTGTTTTCATACCGAGGCGCCCGCCGTGCCGGGTTGGTATATCTGCTGGTTTCGATGCTGTGGGTTGGGCTCACTCAACGGGTATTGATCGAGTTTCTCGATAATCCCAGCGAGCTGAACCAATGGCTGCAGGTGCGCGGCTATGTGTGGGTGGCGCTCAGTGCCCTGGCGATCTACCTGATTTGCGCGCGCTTTGCCCGGGCCAATCTGCTTGCCCAGCCCCTGAAAGAAAACCGCGAGCGCCTGCGCCAGGCGGCTGCTGTATTCGATTGCACCCGTGAAGGCGTACTGGTCACCGACGCCCGTGGGCTGATCGTGCATGTGAACCGCGCTTTTATGGCGATCACCGGCTATCGACGCGAAGACGTCATGGGCCAGCAACCGAGCCTGTTCAAGTCCGGGCGCCATTCGTCGAGTTTTTATCAACAGATGTTCCAGACCCTGGAGCGCACCGGCGAATGGAGTGGCGAAATCTGGAACCGGCGCAAAAGCGGCGAAATTTATCCACAGTGGCAAACCATCCGTGTGATCCATGATGATCACGGCCAGCTCAGCCATTACGTCGCGGTGTTTTCCGATATCACCGCGATCAAGGATTCCGAGCACGAACTGGCCCACCTCGCCCACCACGACCCCCTGACCGGCCTGCCCAACCGCCTGTTGTTCACCGACCGCGCCGAGCAGGCACTGGCCTCGGCGCAAGTCCACAAGCGCGGCTGCGCCTTGCTGTTGCTTGACCTGGACCACTTCAAGATCATCAACGACAGCCTCGGCCATAACGTCGGCGACCAACTGCTCAAGCAGGTCAGTGAACGCCTCGCAGGTCTGTTTGGCCCGGGTGTCACCCTGGCACGCCTGGGCGGGGATGAGTTCGCCGTATTGGTGGAAAGTTGTCCACAGGTGGTGCAGGCCGCCGCGCTGGCGCAACGCATACTCGATGCTTTGCGGGAGCCGTTCATCTTCGACGGCCATCAGTTGTTTATCAGTGCAAGCATCGGTATCAGCCTGTTCCCCAGTGATGCCCTGAGCGCCGAACAGTTACTGCGCAATGCCGATTCCGCGCTGTTCAAGGCCAAGAGCGTGGGCCGCGAAGGTTACGCCCTGTACACCGAAGAGCTGACCGCCCACGCGCAGAACCGGGTGGAAATCGCCAGCGAACTGCGCCGCGCGCTCGAACAGCAAGAGCTGCGCGTCTACTACCAGCCGGTGCATGACCTGCACAACAGCCGCCTGATCGGTGTCGAAGCGCTGGTGCGCTGGCAACACCCGGAGCGCGGCCTGGTGCCGCCGGTCGAGTTCATCCCCATCGCCGAACGGACCGGGCTGATCGCCGATATCGACGCCTGGGTCATGGACCAGGCCTGTCGCCAAATGTGCCAGTGGCTGGCCGATGGCGTGCAACTGAGCTTTATCGCCATCAATGTCTCCAGCCGCCTGTTCGCCCGACGCGAGCTGTATGAGCAAGTGGCGCAGGTGCTGCACACCACTGGCCTGGACCCCGCCTTTCTGGAGCTGGAAGTCACCGAGAGCGCAGTGATGGAAGACCCTGAAGTGGCCCTGGAACAACTGCACCGCCTGCGCGAACTGGGCTTGCGCCTGGCCATCGACGACTTTGGTACTGGCTATTCCTCGTTGTTGCGCCTCAAGCGCCTGCCGGTGCAGAAGCTCAAGATCGACCAGGGGTTTGTTGCCGGGTTGCCGTGGGACGAAGATGACGCCGCGATTGTGCGGGTGGTCATCGCCCTGGCCAAAAGCATGGGCATGCAGGTGCATGCCGAGGGCATTGAACAGGTGGAGCAGGCCCGGTTCTTGTTGGAGCAAGGCTGCGATATGGGGCAGGGGTATTGGTTTGGGCGGCCAATGCCGGCGCAGGACATTGATTGGCAGCGCGCCCCGCCAATCCAGACCTGA
- the gabT gene encoding 4-aminobutyrate--2-oxoglutarate transaminase — MSKTNASLMKRREAAVPRGVGQIHPIFAESAKNATVTDVEGREFIDFAGGIAVLNTGHVHPKIIAAVTEQLNKLTHTCFQVLAYEPYVELCEKINAKVPGDFAKKTLLVTTGSEAVENAVKIARAATGRAGVIAFTGAYHGRTMMTLGLTGKVVPYSAGMGLMPGGIFRALYPNELHGVSVDDSIASIERIFKNDAEPRDIAAIIIEPVQGEGGFYVAPKAFMKRLRELCDKHGILLIADEVQTGAGRTGTFFAMEQMGVTADLTTFAKSIAGGFPLAGVCGKAEYMDAIAPGGLGGTYAGSPIACAAALAVLEVFEEEHLLDRCKALGERLVTGLKAIQAKYPVIGDVRALGAMIAIELFEGGDTHKPNAAAVSAVVAKAREKGLILLSCGPYGNVLRILVPLTAPDEQLDKGLAIIEECFSEL, encoded by the coding sequence ATGAGCAAGACCAACGCTTCCCTGATGAAACGCCGCGAAGCCGCTGTACCGCGCGGTGTTGGCCAGATTCACCCGATCTTCGCCGAATCCGCGAAGAACGCCACCGTGACCGACGTTGAAGGTCGCGAGTTCATCGATTTCGCTGGTGGTATCGCCGTGCTGAACACCGGCCACGTGCACCCGAAAATCATCGCGGCCGTGACCGAGCAGCTGAACAAGCTGACCCACACTTGCTTCCAGGTATTGGCCTACGAGCCCTACGTAGAGCTGTGCGAAAAAATCAACGCCAAGGTCCCAGGTGATTTCGCCAAGAAAACCCTGCTGGTCACCACCGGTTCCGAAGCGGTAGAAAACGCGGTGAAAATCGCCCGCGCCGCCACTGGCCGTGCCGGTGTCATCGCGTTCACTGGCGCTTACCACGGTCGCACCATGATGACCCTGGGCCTTACCGGTAAAGTCGTGCCTTACTCGGCCGGCATGGGCCTGATGCCAGGTGGCATCTTCCGCGCGCTGTACCCGAACGAGCTGCACGGCGTGAGCGTCGACGACTCCATCGCCAGCATCGAGCGCATCTTCAAGAACGATGCCGAGCCGCGTGACATCGCTGCGATCATCATCGAGCCAGTGCAGGGCGAAGGCGGTTTCTACGTCGCGCCTAAAGCCTTCATGAAGCGCCTGCGTGAACTGTGCGACAAGCACGGCATCCTGCTGATCGCTGACGAAGTGCAAACCGGTGCCGGCCGTACCGGTACTTTCTTCGCCATGGAACAGATGGGCGTCACTGCCGACCTGACCACCTTCGCCAAATCCATCGCCGGCGGTTTCCCGCTGGCCGGTGTGTGCGGCAAGGCCGAGTACATGGACGCCATCGCCCCAGGTGGCCTGGGTGGCACCTACGCGGGTAGCCCGATCGCCTGCGCGGCGGCCCTGGCCGTGCTGGAAGTGTTCGAAGAAGAGCATCTGCTGGATCGCTGCAAAGCCCTTGGCGAACGTCTGGTCACCGGCCTCAAGGCCATCCAGGCCAAGTACCCGGTGATCGGCGACGTGCGTGCCCTGGGCGCCATGATCGCGATCGAGCTGTTCGAAGGTGGCGACACCCACAAGCCAAACGCCGCTGCCGTCTCCGCCGTGGTGGCCAAGGCGCGTGAGAAGGGCTTGATCCTGCTGTCCTGCGGCCCTTACGGCAACGTGTTGCGCATCCTGGTGCCGCTGACCGCGCCGGACGAGCAACTGGACAAAGGCTTGGCGATCATCGAAGAGTGCTTCTCCGAGCTGTAA